A window from Brucella sp. BE17 encodes these proteins:
- a CDS encoding dipeptide ABC transporter ATP-binding protein produces the protein MSAPLLELADLSVALHSAARSVDILSGITLTLDRGERLGIVGPSGSGKSMAALAVMGLLPETMRASGNLCFEGENLITLPETKLCTLRGRRMAMIFQEPMTALNPVKSIGAQITEGRRLHLGESRANAEREARRLLDRVGLPAPRFDLDLYPHQLSGGQRQRVMIAMAIACAPDLLIADEPTTALDVTVQAQILTLLDELIEETGMALMLISHDLGVVSRMTERVAVMEQGRIVKAGETKTVMRELAQPQTHDLPPSEHFATKPILQVKNLVRDYPLPRTSLFARQQKVRALHGINLEIAQGESVGIVGESGSGKSTLARAIMGLEKPQAGQVLIAGQDIYTLSREGLRTARKGFQAIFQDPYGSLDPRHKVGRILAEPVVSLEPQTSALERGARIYEVLEAVGLPKEAAQKYPHEFSGGQRQRIAIARALITRPALIIADEPVSALDASIQAQVLELMLELRKKFGLSYLFISHDLGVVHTVTDRVAVLYQGLIVEEGPTAQVFDHPQHAYTKALINAVLKPV, from the coding sequence ATGAGCGCACCTCTTCTTGAATTGGCAGATCTGTCGGTAGCACTTCATTCCGCGGCTCGCTCCGTCGATATCCTGTCGGGCATCACGCTGACGCTTGATCGCGGCGAGCGTCTCGGCATCGTGGGTCCGTCCGGCAGCGGCAAATCCATGGCGGCACTGGCCGTGATGGGGCTGTTGCCTGAAACAATGCGCGCAAGCGGAAATCTTTGCTTTGAGGGCGAAAACCTCATCACCCTGCCGGAGACCAAGCTTTGTACCTTACGTGGACGGCGCATGGCGATGATCTTTCAGGAGCCGATGACGGCGCTTAATCCGGTCAAAAGCATCGGTGCCCAGATTACAGAAGGACGCCGTCTGCATCTTGGCGAAAGCCGTGCCAATGCCGAGCGCGAGGCGCGACGTCTGCTGGACCGTGTCGGGCTGCCCGCGCCGCGCTTTGATCTTGATCTTTATCCGCATCAACTGTCCGGCGGGCAGCGCCAGCGCGTGATGATTGCCATGGCCATTGCCTGTGCGCCCGATCTGTTGATTGCCGACGAACCGACTACAGCGCTTGATGTGACGGTGCAGGCACAAATTCTGACGCTTCTCGATGAATTGATCGAGGAGACGGGCATGGCGCTGATGCTGATCAGCCATGATCTTGGTGTTGTGTCGCGCATGACGGAGCGTGTCGCCGTCATGGAGCAAGGACGTATCGTCAAGGCGGGTGAAACAAAGACCGTCATGCGCGAACTGGCGCAGCCTCAAACACATGACTTGCCGCCGTCAGAACATTTTGCAACCAAGCCCATTTTGCAAGTAAAAAACCTTGTGCGCGATTATCCATTGCCGCGCACATCGCTGTTTGCCCGACAGCAGAAAGTCAGGGCATTGCATGGCATCAATCTGGAGATCGCCCAAGGCGAGAGTGTTGGCATTGTGGGCGAAAGCGGTTCTGGCAAATCGACGCTGGCGCGTGCCATCATGGGGCTTGAAAAGCCGCAAGCGGGACAGGTTCTGATTGCCGGACAGGACATTTATACCTTGAGCCGTGAAGGATTGCGCACGGCCCGTAAAGGCTTTCAGGCGATCTTTCAGGACCCTTACGGTTCGCTCGATCCGCGTCACAAGGTCGGTCGTATCCTTGCTGAGCCGGTCGTCTCATTAGAACCGCAAACAAGCGCTTTGGAACGCGGTGCCCGGATTTACGAGGTGCTTGAAGCGGTGGGGTTGCCAAAAGAAGCCGCGCAAAAATACCCGCATGAGTTTTCCGGCGGGCAACGCCAGCGCATTGCAATTGCGCGTGCGCTCATCACCCGTCCCGCACTGATTATTGCCGATGAACCCGTCTCGGCGCTTGATGCATCCATTCAGGCGCAGGTTCTCGAACTGATGCTGGAACTGCGCAAGAAATTCGGCCTCAGCTATCTTTTCATCAGCCATGATCTTGGCGTCGTGCACACTGTCACCGACCGTGTAGCCGTCCTATATCAAGGCCTTATTGTCGAGGAAGGGCCGACGGCACAGGTTTTCGACCATCCGCAACATGCCTATACAAAGGCATTAATAAATGCGGTACTGAAGCCCGTTTAG
- the ubiE gene encoding bifunctional demethylmenaquinone methyltransferase/2-methoxy-6-polyprenyl-1,4-benzoquinol methylase UbiE, which translates to MSQQKGNADRVGAEGGMEHSFGFRAVNETEKQNLVNDVFHKVAKRYDVMNDLMSAGMHRVWKDAMIAWLAPSKRAGWTSLDVAGGTGDIAFRIVEASGQQAHVTVLDINGSMLGVGRERAVKKGLLDNLEFVEANAESLPFEDNSFDAYTIAFGIRNVPHIDKALSEAWRVLKPGGRFLCLEFSEVELPILDKVYDQWSFHAIPRIGKMITGDADSYSYLVESIRKFPKQQDFARMIETAGFDRVSYRNFTGGIAALHSGWKL; encoded by the coding sequence ATGAGCCAGCAAAAAGGCAATGCGGACCGGGTGGGCGCAGAAGGCGGCATGGAGCACTCATTCGGCTTTCGAGCGGTGAACGAGACTGAAAAGCAAAACCTGGTCAATGATGTTTTCCATAAGGTCGCCAAGCGTTACGACGTGATGAACGATCTGATGTCGGCGGGCATGCACCGCGTCTGGAAAGATGCGATGATTGCCTGGCTTGCGCCCTCCAAACGGGCGGGCTGGACATCGCTTGATGTTGCGGGCGGCACGGGCGATATTGCGTTTCGCATCGTCGAAGCCTCCGGGCAGCAGGCGCATGTGACGGTTCTCGATATTAATGGCTCGATGCTTGGTGTGGGACGCGAGAGAGCCGTCAAGAAGGGCCTCCTCGATAATCTCGAATTTGTCGAGGCTAATGCCGAAAGTCTGCCATTCGAGGATAACAGCTTCGACGCCTATACGATTGCTTTCGGTATCCGCAACGTGCCGCATATCGACAAGGCTCTATCTGAAGCCTGGCGAGTTTTGAAACCCGGCGGGCGCTTTTTGTGCCTCGAGTTCTCCGAGGTCGAACTGCCGATCCTCGACAAGGTTTATGATCAATGGTCGTTTCATGCCATTCCGCGCATCGGCAAGATGATTACGGGGGATGCCGATTCCTACAGTTATCTGGTCGAATCCATTCGCAAATTTCCTAAACAGCAGGATTTTGCCAGAATGATCGAGACGGCGGGATTTGATCGCGTAAGCTATCGTAATTTTACGGGCGGTATTGCAGCACTTCATTCGGGTTGGAAGCTTTGA
- the ubiB gene encoding 2-polyprenylphenol 6-hydroxylase: MSNIFATFRLMRAGWILTREGVISALPAEGLSGPAELGHKMAGLLARPRAKHMQRSERMSRAMNKLGPSYVKLGQFLATRPDIVGRDVAADLELLQDRLDFFPQADAVQTVEGSLGRTIDDLFAHFGTPIAAASMAQVHPADVIKDGVPRKVAVKVIRPGVRQRFARDLESFYMVARMQEHYVPFARRLRPVEMVDTLAQSTRIEMDLRLEAAALSEIAENIKDDTGFRVPTVDWERTGRDVLTLEWIDGVKMSDIAGLAAAGFDLKKLAETLIQSFLRHTLRDGFFHADMHPGNLFVDHQGMIVAVDFGITGRLNKQQRRFLAEILYGFITRDYRRVAEVHFEAGYVPHTHDVASFAQAIRAIGEPIHGQPAETISMAKLLTLLFEVTELFDMQTRPELLMLQKTMVVVEGVSRTLDPHFNMWKAAEPVVGDWIAKNLGPQGMLLDAKDSAYALLHFTRKTPELVARVDRASAALDEMADKGLRFDAATAEAIGRAEARHSRWGRIAQIVIAISLAAIAIKLYIEL; the protein is encoded by the coding sequence ATGAGCAATATTTTTGCCACGTTCCGGCTGATGCGGGCCGGATGGATTTTGACCCGCGAAGGCGTGATAAGCGCGCTTCCGGCTGAGGGGCTTTCCGGTCCTGCTGAGCTGGGCCATAAAATGGCTGGCCTTTTGGCGCGTCCGCGTGCAAAGCATATGCAGCGTTCGGAGCGTATGTCGCGGGCGATGAACAAGCTTGGTCCGTCTTATGTCAAGCTCGGCCAGTTTCTGGCAACCCGTCCCGATATCGTCGGTCGTGATGTTGCCGCCGATCTGGAACTCCTGCAGGACCGTCTTGATTTTTTCCCGCAGGCTGATGCCGTGCAGACGGTCGAGGGGTCGCTTGGTCGGACAATCGATGATCTGTTCGCACATTTCGGCACACCCATTGCCGCCGCCTCGATGGCGCAAGTGCATCCGGCTGACGTGATCAAGGATGGCGTACCACGCAAAGTGGCGGTCAAGGTAATCCGGCCCGGTGTGCGTCAGCGTTTTGCGCGTGATCTGGAAAGTTTTTATATGGTCGCGCGGATGCAGGAGCATTATGTGCCTTTTGCACGCAGGCTACGTCCGGTCGAGATGGTTGATACTCTCGCGCAGAGCACGCGTATTGAAATGGACTTGCGGCTTGAAGCCGCCGCCTTGTCGGAAATCGCCGAGAACATCAAGGATGATACGGGCTTCCGCGTTCCAACGGTTGACTGGGAGCGGACGGGTCGCGATGTGCTTACGCTTGAGTGGATTGACGGCGTCAAGATGTCGGATATTGCGGGGCTTGCGGCTGCCGGTTTCGATCTGAAGAAACTAGCCGAAACGCTGATCCAGTCTTTCCTGCGCCATACATTGCGCGATGGTTTTTTCCATGCCGATATGCATCCGGGTAATCTCTTCGTCGATCATCAGGGTATGATCGTTGCGGTTGATTTCGGTATTACCGGTCGGCTCAACAAGCAGCAGCGGCGGTTTCTGGCTGAAATCCTCTATGGCTTCATCACACGCGATTACAGGCGGGTGGCAGAGGTACATTTCGAGGCGGGTTATGTGCCGCATACCCATGATGTGGCAAGTTTTGCGCAGGCAATCCGCGCCATTGGCGAACCCATTCACGGCCAGCCTGCCGAAACCATCTCCATGGCCAAGCTTCTGACGTTGCTTTTCGAGGTGACGGAGCTTTTCGATATGCAGACGCGTCCGGAACTCTTGATGCTTCAGAAAACCATGGTGGTGGTTGAAGGGGTTTCACGAACGCTCGATCCGCATTTCAATATGTGGAAAGCGGCGGAACCCGTGGTTGGTGACTGGATCGCCAAAAATCTCGGTCCGCAGGGCATGCTGCTCGATGCGAAAGACAGCGCCTATGCGCTGTTGCATTTTACCCGCAAGACGCCGGAACTGGTGGCGCGGGTGGATCGCGCTTCTGCGGCGCTCGACGAAATGGCTGATAAGGGGTTGCGTTTCGATGCGGCGACTGCCGAAGCAATTGGGCGTGCGGAAGCGCGGCATTCGCGTTGGGGTCGCATTGCGCAGATTGTGATTGCAATTTCGCTCGCGGCAATAGCGATAAAGCTTTATATCGAGCTTTGA
- a CDS encoding SlyX family protein, whose protein sequence is MNKEERLTELEIRIVEQEKTIDELSSVLAQQWKTIDQLSKKLNALTDQFLLLEEQAAPDVPVTKPPHW, encoded by the coding sequence ATGAACAAGGAAGAACGTCTTACCGAGCTTGAAATCCGGATCGTCGAACAGGAAAAAACCATCGATGAATTGTCTTCCGTGCTCGCGCAGCAATGGAAAACAATCGACCAGCTTTCCAAGAAGCTGAACGCCCTCACTGACCAATTTTTGCTTCTTGAAGAACAGGCCGCACCGGACGTGCCTGTCACCAAGCCACCTCACTGGTGA
- a CDS encoding DUF2778 domain-containing protein: MAFATDMYDYAAPRSKSIGLPFGWQGFARFLALLLAAILTASWIMAALGTLEAIIPAYAPIVPVMRRLPLALGQQKHAPSQSIRQSFINAYTAQSAYSNLDWRRRFAAEDRPIITDIGPQSVIEVTPIADILGEKLAALKATALAYVTILQDAEPVRLASAEHSVPLPELAPERETKATVADFSRDEEFLPEDVPLPARKPVIAVPRKQAPSRFAYAPQTAETDSPGRRLFGTSHAHAYGNRVAVYDIAAATVYMPNGERLEAHSGLGAMRDNPNYTKQKNRGPTPPHTYNLRMREALFHGVEAIRLTPIDGNNRYNRDGLLAHTYMLRRRGDSNGCVVFRDYARFLRAFKRGDVKQLVVVPHMPAQNSARIASLF, translated from the coding sequence ATGGCGTTTGCAACAGATATGTATGATTATGCGGCTCCACGCAGCAAGAGCATCGGGCTTCCATTTGGATGGCAAGGTTTTGCGCGGTTTTTAGCTTTGCTTCTGGCGGCAATCCTTACGGCGAGCTGGATCATGGCAGCGCTCGGAACACTGGAAGCGATCATTCCGGCCTATGCGCCTATTGTCCCGGTTATGCGTCGCCTGCCGCTAGCGCTAGGTCAACAGAAACACGCGCCGTCACAATCGATACGGCAGAGTTTTATCAATGCATATACGGCGCAATCCGCCTATTCCAATCTCGACTGGCGCCGCAGGTTCGCGGCAGAGGACAGGCCGATTATCACAGATATTGGCCCTCAATCGGTGATCGAAGTCACGCCAATCGCTGATATTTTGGGTGAAAAACTGGCTGCACTCAAAGCGACGGCTCTGGCTTACGTAACCATTCTACAAGATGCTGAACCAGTCCGTCTTGCATCAGCCGAACATTCAGTGCCGCTTCCGGAATTGGCGCCCGAACGGGAAACGAAAGCTACCGTCGCCGATTTCTCCCGTGACGAAGAATTTTTGCCTGAAGACGTTCCGCTGCCCGCAAGAAAGCCTGTTATCGCCGTCCCGCGCAAACAGGCTCCGTCCAGATTTGCCTATGCGCCGCAAACGGCTGAAACGGATAGCCCCGGTCGCCGCCTGTTTGGAACTTCCCATGCGCATGCGTATGGGAATCGTGTGGCTGTTTACGATATTGCCGCAGCAACCGTTTATATGCCGAACGGTGAACGGCTGGAAGCGCATTCCGGGCTTGGCGCCATGCGCGACAACCCGAATTATACGAAGCAGAAAAACCGTGGACCGACACCGCCCCATACCTATAATCTGCGCATGCGTGAGGCGCTCTTTCATGGCGTGGAGGCTATTCGCCTGACACCGATCGACGGCAACAACCGCTATAATCGTGATGGGTTGCTAGCGCACACTTATATGCTGCGACGGCGTGGCGATTCCAACGGCTGCGTAGTGTTTCGCGATTATGCCCGCTTCCTGCGTGCCTTCAAACGCGGTGACGTGAAGCAGCTTGTCGTGGTGCCGCACATGCCTGCGCAAAACTCTGCGCGCATTGCATCGCTTTTCTAA
- a CDS encoding ABC transporter permease, protein MNRNLTLGTCITALLTVMALVSLVWTPWSPTAMNFADKLQGPGLGHLFGTDSFGRDVFSMIMVGARNTLAVSVIAVLVGAGIGIPLGAIAAARGGYVDGFVMRMTDLAFAFPALLTAVIITAIFGPGAINAMIAIGIFNIPVFARVTRGAALGIWQRDYVLAARCAGRSDAAITVSHVLPNINHVLIVQMTIQFALAIVAEAGLSYVGLGTQPPAPSWGKMLNDAQTFIYDAPWLALFPGLAITFAVLGLNMLGDGLRDILDPRLRRQG, encoded by the coding sequence ATGAACCGCAATCTCACCCTTGGCACATGCATTACGGCACTATTGACCGTTATGGCGCTGGTTTCTCTCGTCTGGACGCCGTGGTCGCCGACCGCAATGAATTTTGCCGACAAGTTGCAGGGACCGGGCCTAGGCCATCTTTTTGGCACCGACAGTTTTGGTCGCGATGTTTTTTCCATGATCATGGTCGGCGCACGCAATACGCTTGCGGTATCGGTGATTGCCGTTCTGGTCGGTGCCGGGATCGGTATTCCGCTGGGTGCGATTGCGGCGGCACGTGGCGGTTATGTGGATGGGTTTGTCATGCGCATGACAGATCTGGCCTTTGCCTTTCCGGCCCTTTTGACCGCCGTCATCATCACGGCGATTTTCGGCCCCGGTGCGATCAATGCGATGATTGCCATTGGTATTTTCAACATTCCGGTCTTCGCGCGTGTCACGCGTGGCGCAGCCCTTGGCATATGGCAGCGTGATTATGTGCTGGCGGCACGCTGTGCCGGGCGCAGCGACGCTGCCATAACGGTGTCGCATGTCCTGCCCAATATCAATCACGTGCTGATTGTGCAGATGACGATCCAGTTTGCACTGGCAATTGTTGCCGAAGCGGGGCTCTCCTATGTCGGACTGGGAACACAGCCGCCCGCTCCAAGCTGGGGCAAGATGCTCAACGATGCCCAGACCTTTATTTACGATGCGCCGTGGCTTGCGCTCTTCCCCGGTCTTGCCATCACCTTTGCCGTTTTGGGCCTCAACATGCTGGGCGATGGTTTGCGCGACATTCTCGACCCGCGATTGCGGAGGCAAGGATGA
- a CDS encoding ABC transporter permease has protein sequence MLAYISARLISLLLTTLAASLIVFLLMQLLPGDPAAVMLGMNAEPETLAALHRQLGLDQPLWWRYLEWIGGFLKGDFGTSYTYSVPISDLLGPRIMVTLPLALLSMLLSIAVAIPLGVYAASRRGRVGDLLSMGVAQVGVAIPNFWLGLLLILLFALQLGWFPASGFAGWEGGFWNGLRSLVLPALALALPLAAILARVTRSSVIETLGEDFVRTARAKGLTRKAALWRHAVPNALIPVVTIIGLQFSFLLAGTIIIENVFNLPGTGRLVFQAIAQRDLMTVQSLVTLLAACVIAVNFIIDLIYGFLDPRLSAKAAR, from the coding sequence TTGCTGGCTTACATATCCGCTCGCCTGATCTCGCTTCTACTGACCACACTCGCGGCATCCCTCATCGTCTTTTTACTGATGCAGCTTTTGCCAGGAGATCCGGCAGCGGTTATGCTCGGCATGAATGCCGAGCCTGAAACACTTGCCGCCCTCCATCGGCAGCTTGGCCTTGATCAACCTTTGTGGTGGCGCTATCTCGAATGGATCGGCGGTTTCCTCAAAGGTGATTTCGGCACGAGCTATACTTATTCCGTGCCGATCAGCGACTTGCTTGGTCCCCGTATCATGGTCACGCTGCCGCTCGCACTTTTGTCCATGTTGCTTTCGATCGCAGTCGCCATTCCGCTTGGTGTCTATGCAGCTTCAAGGCGCGGCAGAGTGGGTGATCTGCTTTCCATGGGCGTGGCGCAGGTCGGGGTCGCTATCCCCAATTTCTGGCTCGGACTGCTGCTCATCCTGCTGTTCGCATTGCAACTTGGCTGGTTTCCGGCTTCGGGTTTCGCAGGCTGGGAGGGTGGATTCTGGAACGGTCTACGCTCTCTGGTTTTGCCCGCCTTGGCGCTCGCCTTGCCGCTTGCCGCCATTCTTGCCCGCGTTACGCGTTCCTCCGTCATCGAGACACTCGGTGAGGATTTCGTGCGAACTGCGCGGGCCAAGGGGCTGACCCGCAAGGCGGCACTGTGGCGTCATGCCGTCCCCAATGCGCTGATCCCGGTCGTCACCATCATCGGGTTGCAATTCTCGTTTCTTCTGGCCGGAACCATCATCATCGAGAATGTCTTTAATCTGCCGGGCACCGGGCGTCTGGTGTTTCAGGCCATCGCGCAGCGTGATCTTATGACTGTGCAATCGCTGGTAACGCTGCTGGCCGCTTGCGTGATCGCGGTCAATTTCATCATCGATCTCATCTATGGTTTTCTCGACCCGCGTCTTTCGGCAAAGGCGGCGCGATGA
- the msrA gene encoding peptide-methionine (S)-S-oxide reductase MsrA translates to MPFFDTYRKKIEMPTADDALPGRAKPVAIPAGHFVTGHPLEGPWPDGFKTILFGMGCFWGAERMFWEMPGVYVTAVGYAGGITPNPTYEETCTGLTGHAEVVLVVYDPKRVDLNELLMLFWEEHDPTQGMRQGNDIGTTYRSVIYTFNDADRGVVEKSHEVYAKALAAKGLGPITTEIADAPEFYYAEDYHQQYLAKNPNGYCGLRGTGVSCPMPRAQ, encoded by the coding sequence ATGCCTTTTTTCGACACCTATCGCAAAAAGATCGAAATGCCGACGGCTGACGATGCATTACCGGGACGTGCGAAGCCTGTTGCGATCCCGGCTGGCCATTTCGTCACCGGTCACCCACTCGAAGGTCCATGGCCGGATGGCTTTAAAACAATCCTGTTCGGTATGGGGTGTTTCTGGGGTGCTGAACGGATGTTTTGGGAGATGCCTGGCGTCTATGTAACCGCGGTCGGTTATGCTGGCGGTATAACACCCAACCCGACCTATGAAGAAACGTGCACGGGGTTGACGGGGCACGCCGAAGTCGTGCTCGTGGTTTATGATCCCAAGCGGGTCGATCTCAATGAATTGCTGATGCTTTTCTGGGAAGAACACGATCCCACTCAGGGTATGCGTCAGGGCAACGATATCGGTACGACCTATCGTTCGGTCATTTATACTTTTAACGATGCAGATCGTGGCGTGGTCGAAAAAAGTCATGAAGTCTACGCCAAGGCCCTAGCTGCAAAGGGGCTTGGACCGATCACCACCGAAATTGCCGATGCGCCGGAGTTTTATTACGCCGAGGATTATCATCAGCAATATCTTGCAAAAAACCCGAACGGTTATTGCGGATTGCGGGGCACAGGAGTGAGTTGCCCCATGCCGCGTGCGCAATGA
- a CDS encoding GNAT family N-acetyltransferase, translating to MLKIIDLATRPDLIPICANWNHGEWGASSGMDRDTVLLAFEKLIQSADRQAARIALWNGEAAGLALLIDNDLETHPHLTPWIASVFVSPAHRGKGIAKKLVGEIEAAAAALGYKEAYLYTEKPDLYRQVGWHDFEELNDENAGMLILRKQIAR from the coding sequence ATGCTCAAAATTATTGATCTGGCCACCCGGCCTGATCTCATCCCGATCTGTGCTAACTGGAACCATGGCGAATGGGGTGCATCGAGCGGCATGGACCGGGATACAGTCCTGCTGGCTTTTGAAAAACTCATTCAATCCGCTGATCGGCAAGCTGCACGCATAGCGCTCTGGAACGGGGAAGCAGCCGGACTTGCACTGCTCATTGACAATGATCTGGAAACCCATCCTCATCTGACACCATGGATAGCAAGCGTCTTCGTCAGCCCCGCGCATCGCGGCAAAGGCATTGCCAAAAAGCTGGTTGGCGAAATCGAGGCCGCGGCCGCAGCCTTGGGCTACAAGGAAGCCTATCTCTACACCGAAAAACCGGATCTTTACCGACAAGTCGGCTGGCATGATTTTGAGGAACTCAACGATGAGAATGCCGGAATGCTGATCCTAAGAAAGCAGATCGCACGATAA
- the upp gene encoding uracil phosphoribosyltransferase encodes MGVTVVSHPLVQHKLTIMRKRETSTGSFRRLLKEISLLLCYEVTRDLELTTTTIQTPLVEMEAPILEGKKLVFASILRAGNGLLEGMLDLVPAARVAHIGLYRDHDTLQPIEYYFKAPEDIVNRLIIVVDPMLATANSAIAAIDKLKERGATNIRFLCLLASPEGVERFTKAHPDVDIFTASIDDRLDEKGYIVPGLGDAGDRMYGTK; translated from the coding sequence ATGGGCGTTACAGTCGTCAGCCATCCCCTTGTCCAGCACAAGCTCACAATTATGCGCAAGCGCGAAACCTCGACCGGCAGCTTTCGCCGGCTATTGAAGGAAATATCGCTGCTGCTCTGCTATGAAGTAACACGTGATCTCGAACTCACCACAACCACCATCCAAACGCCGCTGGTAGAAATGGAAGCCCCCATTCTCGAAGGCAAGAAACTTGTTTTCGCCTCCATCCTGCGTGCAGGCAACGGTCTGCTGGAAGGCATGCTCGATCTGGTGCCCGCGGCTCGCGTTGCCCATATCGGCCTTTATCGTGATCATGACACGCTTCAGCCCATCGAATATTATTTCAAAGCGCCCGAAGACATCGTCAATCGCCTCATCATCGTGGTCGACCCGATGTTGGCTACCGCTAATTCGGCCATTGCGGCAATCGACAAGCTAAAAGAGCGCGGCGCAACCAATATCCGTTTCCTCTGCCTGCTGGCTTCACCTGAAGGCGTAGAGCGCTTCACGAAGGCCCATCCCGATGTCGATATATTTACCGCTTCAATCGATGATCGTCTCGACGAGAAAGGCTATATCGTACCGGGCCTTGGGGATGCGGGCGACCGTATGTACGGCACGAAGTAA
- a CDS encoding 3'-5' exonuclease has product MRQQFDLFAPPAEEREGRASVHRPRQKPRSEQGRVVVPDEAEMVRRLKDSGCYRILQRLDPPPTVADPDRVAFPRLGIVIDTETTGLNPSQEEIIEIGAVVFCYADDGSIGDVCATFGALQQPSKPIPAEITRITGITDDMVKGQTIPREELERLIGEADIIIAHNAGFDRPFLERFSPVFANKPWACSVKEVDWTARGFEGAKLGYLIGQSGYFHNGHRAEDDCQALLAVLKEQSGKTTPFAELLKASQKSRLRIYAENSPFEMKDHLKARGYRWSDGNDGRPKSWWTEVGEDELEAELEYLRTEIYGWRDAEPLIQKLTAMERYKERAPVRPRT; this is encoded by the coding sequence ATGCGCCAGCAGTTCGACCTTTTTGCCCCTCCCGCCGAGGAGAGGGAAGGACGAGCAAGCGTGCATCGCCCGCGCCAGAAACCACGCTCCGAACAAGGCAGAGTGGTCGTTCCCGATGAAGCGGAGATGGTCAGGCGCCTTAAAGATAGCGGATGTTATCGTATCTTGCAGCGTCTTGATCCGCCGCCAACTGTTGCTGATCCCGACCGAGTGGCCTTTCCGCGTCTTGGCATAGTGATCGACACGGAAACCACCGGGCTTAATCCCTCGCAGGAAGAAATTATCGAAATTGGCGCTGTTGTCTTTTGCTATGCCGATGACGGCAGCATTGGCGATGTTTGTGCGACCTTTGGCGCTTTACAGCAACCATCAAAACCCATTCCCGCAGAAATCACCCGCATCACCGGCATTACCGATGACATGGTAAAGGGACAAACGATCCCAAGAGAAGAACTGGAAAGGCTGATCGGTGAAGCCGATATCATCATTGCGCATAATGCCGGCTTCGACAGGCCTTTTCTGGAGCGTTTTTCACCCGTCTTTGCCAACAAGCCATGGGCTTGCTCAGTCAAGGAAGTGGACTGGACCGCGCGTGGTTTTGAAGGTGCCAAACTTGGCTATCTGATCGGGCAGAGCGGCTATTTCCATAATGGCCATCGCGCCGAAGATGATTGCCAAGCCTTGCTGGCGGTTTTGAAAGAACAATCGGGTAAGACAACGCCTTTTGCCGAATTGCTGAAAGCCAGCCAGAAATCGCGCCTGCGCATCTATGCCGAAAACAGCCCGTTCGAGATGAAAGATCATCTCAAAGCCCGCGGCTATCGCTGGTCGGACGGTAATGACGGACGCCCCAAATCATGGTGGACCGAAGTAGGTGAAGACGAACTTGAGGCCGAGCTTGAATATCTTCGCACCGAGATTTACGGCTGGCGCGATGCGGAACCGCTGATCCAGAAACTGACCGCCATGGAACGCTACAAGGAACGTGCTCCCGTTCGTCCGCGCACCTAA